Within the Mus caroli chromosome 10, CAROLI_EIJ_v1.1, whole genome shotgun sequence genome, the region CCTACATCAGAGATGGGGAAGGTAGAGAGGTAGCTTGGCTTCCTTTGGAGGCCGAGGACTGTCCTCACACATGGCTTCAGTAACAGTCACTTACCAAAATATGTCTGAATTTACCCCAGCTTAGAGCCTTCCTTTTGAGTTTAATAGAAATCTCATTCTAATTAAAACTCTATTGGGATTTGAGCATTAAGACGCATGAGGGTGCCTAGATATTCGGgtgcatgaagaaaaaaaaagtcactgttcCCTGTCAAGTCTGTCCTGGGCCCTCATTTACATTATGATGAAGAGGTACCTTTTGACTAGCCAATTAAGTAATACATGATacatgacttaaaaacaaaaacaagacaaaaataccaACACATAATTGTGTCTAAAAACGCACCGACTTTTGTCTCCTTTGCAGCTGCCTGGTAATGGTTTTGTCATTttatgaatacttttttttttttaacaaagaagctaaaacttaAAGCCATACAGTTAATCAGATGCCAGGACACGACTTCAAAGTAGTTCTTTAAGGAGCAGCAGTCCACGTTCCTTCTTCAGGGAGGGGCgtggaggagaaagaaggcatAACATGGTAATTGTGGATGAATGAGTGACCGAGTTTCCCACAAGGAGGTGCTCTTGGATCCTCGGATGGGACATTTGCCCTGGATTTGGGAAGAGGCATGCACCCAGGCATAAGGAGCCACGAGTAGGAGGGATTTCAGTACACATGATCTTCCTAAATGGCAAAAGTCACGGGAGGCCAGGAAGGTCAAAGGGAGATAACTTCACACCTGACTCCAGGTTGCACCGAGAAAGGAGCATTTCAACCATGctgcagacaaaacaaaaacctctaaagtgagagagaggaagggatgtgAAAGTGAGATCCCTGATTCCAATGACAGCCTTGGAGGGCAAGTTAGTAGTCAAGAGGGTAAGTCATAGAATACCCATCACTGGggttatgttttaaattaaatatgtgaAGAGTCtataaacagtttaaaaaaaatccaccatgACCTTTCCCTTGTAATTTATAGCTACCTTgatgtttttgcattttacaGTAAACTAATAAAGACCCCACACATCAAAGTGTATTAAACCATAAAAACGGGCAGAGTAGAGCCCATTAAAGTATATgtagaattttacatttttacgACTCAATCCTACCTATAAACAACAACTTAGAATGGAGTGCATGGTGCCTTTTAATGGCTGAAGGGGGTGGAGAGGATGCCAGGCTGGGAAGCATCCATGACTAGCAGGTTAACACTTCACTAGCAGATAGACACCTCATGAGCAAATCACTGGAAATCATGAACCGAAGAGAATGGAAGGAGGGTAACCTGGGTCACGATGCCTTGTTTGAATGGGTCAGGAGTTACTTTAGGGAAGTCCTATAAAGCAGAACAGGTGTAAGGTATGGATCTATAGGGTAGGGATCTATAGGGTATGGATCTATAGGGTATGGATCTTTTAGCATCATCATATACCAAATAACAGGCTTGGTGGGAGACAGAAAATCTTTATAACACATCTCCTGCCATATCACCCATTTTTAAGTCTTCTGGTTACCTCCCAAGGCACAGAAATTGCTTTGACTTCCAAGGACCATAAGGCAGACAAACTCAAACAAAATAGTCATGCTCTGTCCTTTACATCTCTGGGCACGTCGGTCAAAATCCTTCCCTAAGTTGATGGCAACCTTGAAGAGCATTGTTTATGTTATCGCCATTGGAGAGTAGCCTGTCACTTCTACCAGTCTCCAAGGCTACTGCATCTGTCCAACAGCACATGGCCTACCCTGGTTCCTCTAATGCTCGCTCTGACATTCTGATTACCTGCGTTCAAGGAGAGAGAATTGTGAGAGAGATCAATAAGACCAGCAAGGAAAACTGTAAGCGAAACAGTCCGGCGAAGCCACAAAACTCCACAGGATGCTAACATTGAGCTCCTGTGAGCTCAATACCCACTGTCCGATGGGTCTCTCCACTTCATCAATAAGCTGTAGCCACAAGGATGCTGAGTAAGGATTACATTTAAACGAAGCCTTATGATTTTTGATGGAAGATGGATACGGGAGATAATCTTCAACAGAAACTGCCTTTGCTGAATGTGTGTAGTCTTTGCTTTgatgccaaaaaacaaaaacaaaacaaacaaaaaaaccaatacaaaaaccaaaaaccaaaaatcccccccaaaacaaacaaacaaaaaaacattttcataccCAAGAAGACAAAACTCTGCTATTGATGCTTCTAATTGATGGAATACAGTTGATACCTTTACTGCTTGTCCTGAGCTAGTTAATTGGGTAGGCAGAGAGTTTTTGTATTTGCAAGACTGGCAATTCAATtgtatcatctctctctctctctctctctctctctctctctctctctctctctccactgaaaATCAGAAAACACTATAGAGATATTTAGCAAGTTTTAGAGCAAAGATAGAAGGATCAGTTGGCCTTTCGTTTCCTTTATGCTgtaatatttaatgtaaatacATTTTCTATTGGGTAATTGGTGCTTTCTTCCATCTGTGGAATGATGTATATGCTGTAAACAAGTTTTGTGTATGTAATGTCAGAATAGTGGGCTCTTTTGCAAAGGGAATTCCAATTTATGTATGAGCAacagatgtaaaaataaagaatcttTTAGGaaggacccccctcccccaacaataGTAAGAAAATAGCAGAGATTTGTCAGGAAATGTTTAATTCCTACTTCAGAACCTGCTGGGAAGGACAAGACAGAAGAAGGTTCTCTGGTCTCTCCTGAGATGGGCCATGTTGGTCCCAGAGTCCCTGCTTTTAGACAGTGGTCCTAATATAGGTAAACTATGACGGTCTTCTGTTGTGACCTAGAGATCCCTATCTTTTTTATGTTCCCGGGTCGCTCCTCACAAGATTTGGAGAGCTCACTCAGGAACATTTATTTCACCTGTCACCCTTGGAAGTGAAGCcaacaaaatatttctttaaaacccTGGggtcttctctctgctctctcgaTGTGTTCCGGGAACCCAAATAGCAAAGAGACAGTTAACAGTTTCCACATGAGTTAACCATTTACTCAGTGAGATGGGGAGTGGGGTTGTGGTCTTTCTCTGATTAATTATTTGCTTTAAcaataaaaggaattaaagagGTAAAAGGAATAAGAGGAATCTCTTGTTCTTTATGCCTCTTTTTGACAGCCCCCTGGTTGCCAATGCCCATAGTTACTAGTGAAGGTAAACTGGTTCTGGCGCTGTGCGTTCCAAGGTTGTAAGGGATGGAAGCCTTGATGTGAGCCACGTGGTTGGTGACAGGTGCTAAGCTTGCAGAACACATATGGTCCATTCTAGTGCTGCTCAGAAGCAGGGCCATCTTGCCATGGAAGCTTATTTGTCAGTACAAAGTCAACAGAGTCAGTCATGCTCAGGAGAGGAAGGCAAGCCGAATCAACAAGGAAAGCCTCTGGCTGATAAGGTACAGatcaaaattttatttagtttgatAAGTTTTTGCTTCAGTGTTCTCTGGTTGGTACTgctatatttatcatatatatgttatataccatatccacatatatgtgattattaataaaatcttgtgggtttttttccttcctcaagATGGATATGAGAAAACTCAAGATGAAGGATGTTAATCTTTGTGGGAGTCAAAAGTTCTAGACTCACTGATGcaaaatgattcttttctttgaCCTGTACCAAACACAGAGCGGAAGCAAGCCCAGTAGAGCATCTCACTAAGTgctattttaaacacacacacacacacacacacacacacacacacacacacacacagggaaggaccactttataaaaaaacaaagcttTTCACACTCACTTTCCCGATAGCTGTGAGCAGTCATTATTGCAAACTAATCTAATGCGTGGGTGTCTTCAAATTTTGGAAAGCCAAGAAATGTACCTGAGTTGACTTAGCAAGTGTCAGAGAGACTGGGATTGCATCTTGACTTCTAGGGCTTCTATTCTGTCACTCACTGCTGTGATATTTTTCCCACATGTGAGACACAATtaactttcagtttctttttgtggtatttttaCAATAGTCTATCCAATAACTCCAAGTCGCCAATGACTTTGGAGGTTGAGTAGAAATCAGGTCCAGTTCATTTGACTACTGTGGCTGAGGACATTGCGACTTCTCCCTGTGTGTCTAGGGTGATGGCATTTGATTAGCTTTGAAGAGCCGTTTACCACACAGTATTTAATACCCACGCATTCTGTTTCTCTTACAAGGTTTGTTATTCAATTTTGCTGATAGTAATTTTCCTGCATATGGTTTGTCCCCAAtgccctttgtttgtttgtttgtttgtttccttgtgttttgtttttaatacacaTGGAAAAGAGGACACACGAGGACAGCAAGGTACCAGGGGTTTGCTACAGATCCAGATCCCAGTTAGAACCCCGGGCtgggcaaaaacaaacaaacaatttggcttttgaatttttcatatttcatgGCTCAACTCTCATTCGCTGTGTTTAGGACTCATTCTGTCTCCAGCTTGATGGGCTGACACTGTTATCTGATGCTAGTCCAAATCCACATTTAAAATAAGCAGTTTGTGCTCTCCTATTGGTAAACGACAAAAGGAAGAGATGCTCGGCGCACCCACAGCATCCTGACATCCATTGGCAAGGCTGCGCATGTGATgctgccttccccttccccagagGGAGAGCGTAATTTCATTATCCATGAATCAGTGCCTCTAAGACTGTACCACCCTTGTCAGAGAGGCTAATAGCACCACTGTTTAGCtagcagcagaggaggaaggagggggaaagccCGGGGGCGAAGCACAGGTCACTGACATGGTCGACAAACTGGAGAACAGTTCTGATGCTGAAGGGGAGGCCTCCCTCCTATGGATAGCTCTCCTATAACTACTGACAAGCAAGAGTTGGTCCCGATTCCCTCAATAGCAATGCAGGGATCTGGTTCCCCAAGCCTGTTACACTCTATTTCAGaatcctgaccaaaaaaaaaaaaaaaaaagtagcacttttaatgaaaacattacaGACGACTTGGGCTAATATCGTTGAGAACAAATGCTTCAAGTGTTTCTTATCTATTTTTACTGCCTTAGGGCTTGCTCTGTGTCTTTGGGTATTTATTTCTCTAGCTCTCAATACCAATGTTATGGCTTTTCTTTCTGGTACCACTGAGAAATGTgaatatacattcacatatttGATAATGAGGATGATAATTATACCTCATAACAAAGTTAACAATCAGTatgatgcacagagaaacctatGCTGCCAATAAGttcacaaaagacaaaaaccaagacGCTAAAATGTGCGAACAGCTGTAGTTACTTGGACTAGCCACTAGAGGACAGTGCTACTCTATAGAAAGCATCATTGCCAGTATCTGCTTATATAGTTGACTCACCAAaccaagtttaaaaagaaaaacaaacaaacatacaaacaaatggtTAAAAATCTTTGGAAAGATGTCATGTCAACATCCTTGGAAGGTACAAAGTCACTTAAAATGATTATATGTTGCATAACATTGCTTAAAATTCTCTGGCACGGAGCACGCCTGCTTCAGCACAGTGTGTACCGGGGTTAATAAATAAAcgagaaacaaacacaaaacacaaatcaCAAACGTTCAGTCCAAAAGAATGGACTCCACTTCCTCTCTGTTTTGAGAAAGCATTTAAAGGCAGAAAGACTCCTGCAGCCAGGGGTCTCCACAGAACAGTTCAACAGGTCAGAACGCTCCCTTAACTGAGGGAAACGCACCAGTTCATGTaaatttgcaattaaaaaaaaagaatagccaaGGATTCTTCTCCAATATGCAGTGCATTTTtaaatacttacatataaaacGTAGAAGCATGGCATACAGTCTACAAGTGCCATGGGCAGATACAAGGACAGTCATTTCTGATCAGGAGGACACTTGCCACCTGGCTTCTCTGGGCGACACAATAGTGCAGAAACAACTCTCGCCCTAAGATGCACAAATTGGTTCTCGGGGCATTCTGACAGCTGGAGAAGAGTCCTTAACTAAGGAGAAACACGTGTTgccaactccccccacccccctgcagtTTCATGCCCCAATCAAAAAGTGTTTTGTTATTCTAAAGCATTTGTCTGGCAAATCTCTAAGGCATTGAAAATGAACAGCCTTCAAAATGTTGGTCATTCATTCAATCTTAAATCAGTTTAACACACCAAGTGGTTCCGAGCCTTACAAATACTTTTCAATACAGCAAACAGGTTTTATACATTCCAATGgcatacttggaaaaaaaaatatatatatatatattccaagtgtgtgtatgtgtggaattTGTTCCCATGATACATAAGGCAGAGGATCAAGTAAAAGAATAGAAATGGGCCTTTTCCACTTCAACAGTGCATTTAATTATTACAGTCATCTTCATAGTACAGATAAAAATGAGGctgaccaaaggaaaaaaattttagaTGGAATATGTATTTACTGAcagtctagaaaaagaaaaagtaaaaattacaatTTCAGTGAAGAGCGTCTCAGTGGGTTTGGCCCCCCAGCCCCTGACACCGTAAGCTGTGTCTGCATTACTGACCCATTGGGGCTCTGTGGCCATTTGGCATTAATAAATGTATACTCAATGGTTAGTCATGGGTAAACATATTGTACTTGTGATACTTTCCTGAGCTAATGCCTGGTCTCATCAAAGCACCTTGATGGCAAGTCCCCTCGAAATGCTGCTCCTCTTTATGCTGAATAGAAGTATGGCTTTAATAATCTGGATCCCCTGCTATTATTATACTTCACACTGACTTGTCTAGATCTTTCCCTTTCAGCCTTTAGAAGACCTCCATCCtctacatacataaaaaaaaaatgccagtaaGAAATAGCCATTCACTTTTTCatggcttttattattattattttgcagcAACTGTTCTGAAAGACTAGGGATGTGGTCAAAGATGGGAGGCCTGGACGGTCAGAAAGGTGAACCGTCCTTAATGCAGAAAGCAAAATCATTACGGTCTGCACCCACACCGAAACTGCTCATCTAAGAGGACAAAAGGGGgtggcaaaaaataaatatatttctctgAAACCCCATAAATACAGAGGGCATGATACCCACGCTGCAGTCGACAGACTTTCACCAATGACATAAAAAACATGCATGCAGCGTGCAGGCTGTCAGGCCAGTTCTATACAGAATTGTACTGATGGATGAGTTACAATACAGatgaacacagagacacagtgatgTCAACAACAGCAAAGCAAAGACAAGCTGTCACAGTgagtctctccccaccccaccatcccCCTTTCCATGCTCCATGTACGAAGGTGTTACCAGGAGCATCCTTTTAAAGGATAATGTTGGGGAAGCATGTGCGTGTTCAGATAGCTGAATGAAGTGTCAGTCCTTAGGGGTCTGGTTTGTGTAGAACACATCATAGGACGCACAGGACAGCCTCACAAGCCCTGAACAGGACGTCACAGGGCTCAGGGTTCTATGAACTGCACTGGGGTCTTGGGAAAGAAGCAGCAAAGAGATAAATCCTGGTAAAGTCCCAGCTTGCAGAGAGCACTTTGCATTATTAGCAAACCTCATCTCTGAAAACTCCCTCCCTTCCAGCGGACTATCTGCTTCCTCCTCGGAGGAGGGATGTGTTTATTTCCTGACTTGGTTGTGTAATGAATCAACATGTTTAGGGAACACACAGGCAGAGGGAAACCGACGGTGACCCCTTTTAGTTTTATTCCACAGCCACGAGGGTGCGAGTGGGGGGGATCTGAGCTGAAAGTGCAAGGCTCAAACTTTGTGCTCTCAGGGTCTCCTTGTGTGTGGCAGCCATCTGCTTTTGGCATCTTAACCCTCTGACACCCACCCGTCCCTGCGCTTGGCTGGTTGTGATTTCTGAAGCCCTAGAAACTGCCCAGGGATCTGCTGTAACCCACCACCCTCTGTGGAGAGTTTTCCGGGATTTTCTTTGATAAGGCAGGCATTGTTTCTCACTCTCTACTGTGTGCCTGAAGCCAGTCATCTCCTCAAATGCATTCAACCCTCCAAGGTCCTGGGAtcactccctccaccccccactcccagaTTTGCTAAAGCGCACACCACCTTAAGCTGGAGCTCTGAGCCTctcagatgaagaagaagagCCAGTGTGAGCatcatggggggtggggagggggaaacaagttttttttttttttttaatctggaaacAAATGTTATGTTAATGAAATCCATAAAGAGTCTTAGACACTAGGCATGGTGTTAAACCGGAGTTCTAGCTCCGCATTGGTTGTGGTATTTAAACTTCAATGGGTTGATTATTTATGAGAGGAAAAATGACCAGTATTATGAACACACTCCGAGGGACAGGGAAGGCCCTTGCCAGCatagtgagagagagggggaggggagggcaccGTGTTCTCTTGACAGACAGCGGAGTTCAATAAAGCACCCCCTTATTTCCCAGCCTTTAAGAGCGcgctctctgtgtttctttcttttattttttcttcctttattattattattttttaaatcgcAATGGTTCATACCTCACATTCCCTGGAGCCTGATTTGCTATAGGTGCAGGGTCCCGTTCCGTTCAGCAGCATTTCGCTGGTCTCCGTGTTGGTGGGTTTATAATCTACATAAAATTCCTGGGTGCCTGGAGTCATCTGCTTGAGCGATTGCCGTTTCTTCTTCCGGTGCCTTCGCATGAGGGAGCGCTGCTGCAGCTGCTTCATGCTCGCGGGGTACCGCTTCCAGGACACATACATCACCAGGAGGATGACCAGCACCGACAGGAAAAGGGCCACGCTGCCCGCGATGATCTTATGGAAGGAGATGTGCTCCGTGTCCACATCTGTCTCTGGGCTGGGCTCGGTAGCTCCCACCGTGGGGGGCAGAGGAGGCTTGCTCTCGTGCTTCGGCCTGGGGAGCTTGGGCTTAAATGTGGGCTTGGGGAGGGCCCTGGCCAGGTCAAACCTCTCTGTGGTAGTGCTCTTCCCACAGATGCTGTAGTTCTTCACCGCATCGATCACGTTAACCCCCTGCAGCTCTTTGGGACTGGCGCAGATAATTGTATTCTCTCTCAGACCTTTAAAACTTTTCAGCCAGTTTACCAGGGAACAGATATTCCTGCTGCATTCCCATATATTCCCAGCCAGACTGATGTCATTGAGAGAGATCCAAGAATCCAGAATCTCTTGTCCAATAAATGTGAGCTTGTTGGAATCCAGGTTGAGGCGTTGCAGATTGGGAACGCACTGGAAGACACTGGGTCCGCTGAAGGCTTCGATCTCATTACCAGACAGGTCGAGCCTCTGTAaggaactccaggtccaggacaTGGTTTGTCCTATGACACTGATTTTATTCCACTGCATGTACAAGTTCTGAAGGCTCACCAGCCTTGGGAACAGGGCCAGGTTGAGCTTGGAAAATTGATTGTGCTCCAGGTGAAGCTCCTTGAGTCTGATCATGCCAGCAAAGACATTCCTGGCTAAACTTCGGATCCTGTTGTATCCCAGGTCCAGAAGTTCCAGGTTGCGACAGTCTTGGAAGATCCGCACCGGGATGGTTCTCAGTGAGTTGGAGCGGAGGTGTAAACTAAGCAGCTTCCTCAAGCCCCGGAACTGTTCAGATCCCAGAGAATGGAGCTGATTATAGGACAGATCCAAGTTCCGTAAATTGGTCACAGGTCTGAAGGTGTTGTTAAGGAAATAGGAGATTCTGTTGGAACTCAGAATCAACTCTTTGAGTCTGCGTATCCCATTGAAAGCATTCTCGTCAATATTGCTGATATGGTTGTGGTCAAGGTAGAGCCAGGTGAGCTGATTGAGCCCTTTAAATTGATTATACTTAAGTTTTTGGAGGCTGTTGTAGCGAAGGGATAAACCCAAGCAACCGGCAGATATACTTGAGGGTATCTCCTGCAGTTTCTGAGACTCACAGTATACCATTTTGCCTTCACACCTACAACCCTTAGGGCATCCTCGTTCAGCAGAAGAAAGCATTGTCAGTAAGACAGTGGGTGCTAGAACCACTGCTACAGCTGATCCTCGCAGTAGCCTAATTACATTGAAacctggaaataaaaacaacttagAAAAGTTATCCCCCCaaaacaaatgcatttttttttaaccaagcaAAACTAGCTGTCTATTTCCACATTCAGAAATGTAAACATTTAGATACCATTTAGCATCAAATATCATCTTTGTAATATAAGGATATTGTATATTTCTATCAGTTAAACAAGGAAATGTATCCACTGATAATTGAATTTATAGTCTTAGACCAGAGAAagataatctttaaaacaattaaagCAGAATTATTACATAGACTTAGAggattttttcaatttttttttttaagaaggaaagaagaaaaatatcaaaacatacCCATCCTTTGTATTGTTCAAAGGTCGTCCTTAGGTCTTTTGCTTTGGCTTAGGGGCCGCCTGCATGACAGCCCCTGTCAGCTGCAGTGGAGTGAGTCAGGGCTCGCTGACACCCAGGAAGAAAAATTGGACCCCTTGGGAGATGGACCGATTTTGGAACATTATTCTTTACCAGCCATGCAGAACCCTCCAAGAACAAATAAATCCCAACACCGCATTCGCAGCAAAACATCCGAGTCTTCCTAGGTAATAGGATCTTCATGGATATTACGTTCTTGCAtctttacagtgtgtgtgtgtgtgtgtgtgtgtgtgtgttaaaaaaaaaaaagaaaaaaaaactggctcCTACAATTTCTTCTCAAAACCCATAATGTATTCCTCTAGGCAACGTGGGGCTACCTGTGCTGCCACATCTGTATTCCATAGTCCGGCGGACCCGTGGTGGTGAGCACCCAGTTCAGCCTCGGAGCTGCGTTGGAGCCCAGAAGGCAGGAGAGCCGGGTTCCGAGCACACTCTCAGCTCACTCCCGCAGACTGTCATTCTGTAAGCCGCTCGGACTGTTGCTTCGGTTTCAGTGAATGCAGTCTTATGTAAAGCTGCCCCCAGTGGTGGGGAACACTATGGGCATGTGCAGAGCTGGCTCTCTTT harbors:
- the Lrrtm3 gene encoding leucine-rich repeat transmembrane neuronal protein 3 isoform X1 yields the protein MEYRCGSTGFNVIRLLRGSAVAVVLAPTVLLTMLSSAERGCPKGCRCEGKMVYCESQKLQEIPSSISAGCLGLSLRYNSLQKLKYNQFKGLNQLTWLYLDHNHISNIDENAFNGIRRLKELILSSNRISYFLNNTFRPVTNLRNLDLSYNQLHSLGSEQFRGLRKLLSLHLRSNSLRTIPVRIFQDCRNLELLDLGYNRIRSLARNVFAGMIRLKELHLEHNQFSKLNLALFPRLVSLQNLYMQWNKISVIGQTMSWTWSSLQRLDLSGNEIEAFSGPSVFQCVPNLQRLNLDSNKLTFIGQEILDSWISLNDISLAGNIWECSRNICSLVNWLKSFKGLRENTIICASPKELQGVNVIDAVKNYSICGKSTTTERFDLARALPKPTFKPKLPRPKHESKPPLPPTVGATEPSPETDVDTEHISFHKIIAGSVALFLSVLVILLVMYVSWKRYPASMKQLQQRSLMRRHRKKKRQSLKQMTPGTQEFYVDYKPTNTETSEMLLNGTGPCTYSKSGSRECEIPLSMNVSTFLAYDQPTISYCGVHHELLSHKSFETNAQEDTMESHLETELDLSTITSAGRISDHKPQLA
- the Lrrtm3 gene encoding leucine-rich repeat transmembrane neuronal protein 3 isoform X2 → MGFNVIRLLRGSAVAVVLAPTVLLTMLSSAERGCPKGCRCEGKMVYCESQKLQEIPSSISAGCLGLSLRYNSLQKLKYNQFKGLNQLTWLYLDHNHISNIDENAFNGIRRLKELILSSNRISYFLNNTFRPVTNLRNLDLSYNQLHSLGSEQFRGLRKLLSLHLRSNSLRTIPVRIFQDCRNLELLDLGYNRIRSLARNVFAGMIRLKELHLEHNQFSKLNLALFPRLVSLQNLYMQWNKISVIGQTMSWTWSSLQRLDLSGNEIEAFSGPSVFQCVPNLQRLNLDSNKLTFIGQEILDSWISLNDISLAGNIWECSRNICSLVNWLKSFKGLRENTIICASPKELQGVNVIDAVKNYSICGKSTTTERFDLARALPKPTFKPKLPRPKHESKPPLPPTVGATEPSPETDVDTEHISFHKIIAGSVALFLSVLVILLVMYVSWKRYPASMKQLQQRSLMRRHRKKKRQSLKQMTPGTQEFYVDYKPTNTETSEMLLNGTGPCTYSKSGSRECEIPLSMNVSTFLAYDQPTISYCGVHHELLSHKSFETNAQEDTMESHLETELDLSTITSAGRISDHKPQLA